A single Nostoc sp. PCC 7107 DNA region contains:
- a CDS encoding SRPBCC family protein: MAASHISDPIIAGLDMAWSDDKRRLLMQGEILLEARSHTAWGGAVTAWMYVPMMRSQVWQQLTDYPRWVQYFPDITKSEVVQRGEVKRLYQAAQKAFLFFTAQVEIYLNVVEVIGQQIHFRMERGTFDDFTACVDLKDFANGTLVAYNVQATPNIPIPSIFIQQAMNFELPANMRKMRQVLCKQ, encoded by the coding sequence ATGGCTGCGTCTCATATTTCCGACCCAATTATTGCAGGTTTAGATATGGCTTGGAGCGATGACAAGCGAAGATTATTAATGCAGGGCGAAATTTTATTAGAAGCGCGATCGCATACAGCATGGGGTGGTGCAGTTACTGCATGGATGTATGTGCCAATGATGCGATCGCAGGTATGGCAGCAACTCACAGATTACCCGCGTTGGGTACAGTATTTTCCTGACATCACCAAAAGCGAAGTTGTACAGAGAGGTGAGGTTAAGCGCCTGTACCAAGCTGCACAAAAGGCATTTTTATTTTTCACTGCCCAGGTGGAAATTTACCTCAACGTTGTTGAAGTGATTGGGCAACAAATACACTTTCGGATGGAAAGAGGTACTTTTGATGACTTTACCGCCTGCGTAGATTTAAAAGATTTTGCTAATGGTACTTTGGTGGCTTATAATGTGCAAGCTACACCGAATATTCCCATCCCTTCAATTTTTATTCAACAAGCCATGAACTTTGAATTACCTGCGAATATGCGGAAAATGCGTCAGGTATTGTGTAAGCAGTAA
- the crtO gene encoding beta-carotene ketolase CrtO: MQEYDVVIIGAGHNGLVCAAYLLKAGYSVLLLEKRSVPGGAATTEECLPKEAPGFKFNLCAIDHEFIHLGPVVEELELNKYGLEYLECDPVVFCPHPDGKYFLAHKSLEKTCAEIARYSERDAKKYAEFTDYWQRAIGAMIPVFNAPPKSIIDIAGNYDITKLRDLFSVIGSPNKTLDFIRTMLTSAEDLLNEWFDSEFLKAPLARLASELGAPPSQKTLGIGAIMMAMRHDPGMARPRGGTGALVKALVNLVTTKGGVILTDQHVEKVLIDDGKAAGVRVAGGTEYRAKYGVISNIDAKRLFLQMTDKSDIDSADPDLWERLERRIVNNNETILKIDLALNEPLRFPFHAHKDEYLVGSILIADSVAHVEQAHSKCTLGEIPDSDPSMYVVMPSYLDPTLAPPGKHTVWIEFFAPYQIAGAEGTGLKGTGWTDELKNQVADKVIDKLATYAPNVKTATIARRVESPAELGERLGAYKGNYYHVDMTLDQMVFFRPLPEIANYKTPIENLFLTGAGTHPGGSISGMPGRNCARVFLQSKHPITQTLKDARDSIKSTVGSVFGIV; the protein is encoded by the coding sequence ATGCAAGAATATGATGTTGTAATTATCGGCGCAGGACATAATGGACTAGTTTGTGCAGCATATTTGCTCAAAGCTGGCTATAGCGTCCTACTTCTAGAAAAGCGTTCTGTTCCTGGTGGTGCAGCAACTACAGAAGAATGTTTACCCAAAGAAGCCCCCGGATTTAAATTTAATTTGTGTGCTATTGACCATGAATTTATTCACTTAGGGCCAGTAGTTGAAGAATTAGAACTGAACAAATACGGCTTAGAATATTTAGAGTGTGATCCAGTAGTTTTCTGTCCTCATCCTGATGGCAAGTATTTTTTAGCACATAAATCATTAGAAAAAACTTGTGCAGAAATCGCCCGTTATAGCGAACGTGATGCTAAAAAATATGCCGAATTTACTGACTATTGGCAACGAGCGATCGGTGCAATGATTCCAGTGTTTAATGCACCACCAAAATCAATTATAGATATTGCTGGTAACTACGACATCACAAAACTGCGAGATTTATTCTCAGTCATTGGTTCGCCAAATAAAACACTGGATTTTATTCGCACAATGCTAACCAGTGCAGAGGATTTACTCAATGAGTGGTTTGATTCGGAATTCTTAAAAGCACCACTAGCCAGATTAGCATCAGAATTAGGTGCGCCACCATCACAAAAAACCCTTGGTATTGGTGCAATTATGATGGCAATGCGTCATGATCCTGGTATGGCTAGACCTCGTGGTGGTACTGGTGCATTAGTCAAAGCTTTGGTGAATTTAGTCACTACTAAAGGTGGCGTAATTCTCACAGATCAGCACGTTGAAAAAGTGTTGATTGATGATGGGAAAGCTGCTGGTGTACGCGTTGCTGGTGGTACAGAATATCGGGCGAAATACGGTGTAATTTCTAATATTGATGCCAAGCGGTTGTTTTTACAAATGACCGATAAAAGTGATATTGACTCAGCCGATCCTGATTTGTGGGAAAGATTAGAACGCCGCATTGTTAATAACAACGAAACCATCCTCAAGATAGATTTGGCTTTAAATGAACCGCTGCGTTTTCCTTTCCACGCGCACAAAGATGAGTATCTTGTGGGTTCTATCTTAATAGCAGATTCCGTTGCTCATGTGGAACAAGCTCATAGTAAGTGTACATTGGGAGAAATCCCGGATTCTGATCCATCAATGTATGTAGTTATGCCGAGTTACCTTGACCCCACATTAGCACCGCCTGGTAAACATACAGTCTGGATTGAGTTTTTTGCACCTTATCAAATTGCTGGTGCAGAAGGTACAGGCTTAAAAGGTACTGGTTGGACGGATGAGTTGAAAAATCAAGTGGCAGACAAAGTAATTGATAAGTTAGCTACCTACGCCCCTAATGTCAAAACAGCGACTATCGCCCGACGGGTGGAAAGTCCCGCAGAATTGGGGGAACGATTAGGTGCGTATAAAGGAAATTACTATCACGTTGATATGACTTTAGATCAGATGGTATTTTTCCGCCCCTTACCAGAAATTGCTAACTACAAAACCCCCATTGAGAATCTATTCTTAACTGGTGCGGGGACTCATCCAGGTGGTTCGATTTCGGGAATGCCAGGACGTAATTGTGCGCGAGTATTTTTGCAGTCGAAGCACCCAATTACTCAGACGTTGAAAGATGCGAGAGATTCGATTAAATCGACTGTCGGTTCTGTGTTTGGGATTGTTTAG
- the lpxD gene encoding UDP-3-O-(3-hydroxymyristoyl)glucosamine N-acyltransferase, whose amino-acid sequence MKFSEIISQFGDISTNNSLTTNPEQDIEITGVAAIDEAETGTISYVEGGKFTSLISETNASALILPEDQTLQTQAQERGIAWVSTREPKLLFAKVLTIFYQPYRPNPEIHPTAVIHPTAKIGSDVYIGPHAVVQERVEIGNHAVIHPNVVIYPDVKIGDRTTLHANCTIHERSQIGTNCVVHSGAVIGAEGFGFVPTRTGWFKMEQSGYTVLEDGVEIGCNTAVDRPAVGETRIGRDTKIDNLVQIGHGSQIGMGCAIAGQAGMAGGVKVGNRVILAGQVGIANQVKIGDGAIASAQTGIHSDVPPKEIVSGTPAMPHKIYLKVSAITSRLPEMYQAFKRWQRQ is encoded by the coding sequence ATGAAATTTAGCGAAATCATCAGCCAATTTGGGGACATTTCCACTAATAACAGCCTAACAACTAACCCAGAGCAAGACATAGAGATCACTGGAGTAGCAGCTATTGATGAAGCCGAAACTGGGACTATCAGTTATGTAGAAGGCGGCAAATTTACATCTTTAATTAGTGAAACAAACGCCAGCGCTTTAATTTTGCCAGAAGATCAAACCTTACAGACTCAAGCACAAGAACGAGGTATTGCTTGGGTAAGCACAAGGGAACCAAAACTTTTATTTGCCAAAGTCCTGACTATTTTTTATCAACCATATCGTCCCAATCCCGAAATTCATCCGACTGCTGTTATTCATCCCACCGCCAAAATTGGCAGTGATGTTTACATTGGCCCTCATGCTGTGGTGCAAGAAAGAGTAGAAATTGGCAATCATGCAGTGATTCATCCTAATGTAGTGATTTATCCCGATGTGAAAATTGGCGATCGCACCACCTTACACGCTAACTGTACAATTCACGAACGTAGTCAAATTGGTACAAATTGCGTAGTTCACAGTGGTGCTGTCATCGGTGCAGAAGGTTTTGGCTTCGTACCTACCCGGACTGGTTGGTTCAAAATGGAACAATCTGGCTACACAGTTTTAGAAGATGGCGTAGAAATTGGCTGTAACACTGCTGTTGACCGTCCAGCCGTTGGAGAGACACGGATTGGACGCGATACCAAAATAGACAACTTAGTGCAGATTGGTCATGGTAGCCAAATTGGGATGGGTTGTGCGATCGCAGGTCAAGCCGGGATGGCTGGCGGTGTCAAAGTTGGTAATCGCGTAATTCTGGCGGGTCAAGTGGGAATTGCCAATCAAGTCAAAATCGGTGATGGAGCGATCGCCTCTGCCCAAACTGGCATTCACAGCGATGTCCCGCCCAAAGAAATTGTTTCCGGTACTCCAGCTATGCCCCACAAAATCTATCTCAAAGTCAGCGCTATTACTAGTCGTCTCCCAGAGATGTATCAAGCATTCAAACGCTGGCAACGTCAATAA
- a CDS encoding cytochrome P450, with amino-acid sequence MQLLKTPNTPAVLQLLNWVFRPMPYMEECAKRYGDVFALKLQKNIPPIVFVSHPQDLQQILSHDTKELEAPGDLNSLFQGLLGKRSVISLSGEEHQRQRQLMMPPLHGERMRGYSQIINDITAKVISQYPVGQPFNIRTVSQDITLRVIMQAVFGMDQGLRAEQLQQRLKELLENGSSVWRVVSLYFPALQRDFGPIKVWGKQQALQQTSDQLIYEEIQERREHPDSSRTDILSLLMDARDAEGQPMTDVELRDELMTLLVAGHETTATAIAWAMYWIHKLPQVKEKLIQELDSLEDEPDPNTIYKLPYLSAVCSETLRIYPVGMLTFPRRVKTPITVSGYELPPGTPVMSAIYLAHQREDIYPQPKQFKPERFLEKQFSPYEYIPFGAGARRCIGLAFAQWEMKLAIAKMLTIRELDLVDSTEVKPQRRGLVTGPNRPIRMVVKSERQIKSHNLETTTVG; translated from the coding sequence ATGCAACTACTAAAAACTCCGAACACTCCAGCAGTGTTACAACTGCTGAATTGGGTATTCCGCCCTATGCCTTACATGGAAGAGTGTGCGAAACGCTATGGTGATGTTTTTGCCCTCAAACTGCAAAAAAATATTCCTCCGATAGTGTTTGTTAGCCACCCTCAAGATTTACAGCAAATTTTGAGTCACGACACCAAAGAATTAGAAGCACCTGGAGATTTAAACAGTTTGTTTCAAGGCTTACTGGGTAAGCGTTCTGTAATTTCTTTGTCTGGTGAAGAACATCAACGCCAACGGCAATTAATGATGCCGCCTTTGCATGGCGAAAGAATGCGCGGTTACAGCCAAATTATCAATGATATTACTGCCAAAGTCATCAGCCAATACCCAGTCGGACAGCCTTTTAATATTCGTACTGTCAGCCAAGACATTACTCTACGCGTAATTATGCAGGCTGTATTTGGAATGGATCAAGGACTCCGCGCCGAACAACTCCAACAGCGATTAAAGGAACTTTTAGAAAATGGTAGTTCTGTGTGGCGTGTCGTTTCGCTGTATTTCCCAGCATTACAAAGAGATTTTGGGCCAATTAAAGTCTGGGGAAAACAACAAGCACTCCAGCAAACATCTGACCAACTTATCTATGAGGAAATTCAAGAACGGCGCGAACATCCAGACTCATCACGTACAGATATCCTCAGCTTACTCATGGATGCTAGAGATGCAGAAGGTCAACCGATGACCGATGTCGAGTTACGCGATGAACTGATGACTTTATTAGTCGCGGGTCATGAAACTACGGCCACGGCTATAGCCTGGGCTATGTACTGGATTCATAAATTACCACAAGTTAAGGAAAAACTGATCCAAGAACTAGATAGTTTGGAGGATGAACCAGACCCAAATACAATTTACAAGCTACCTTACCTCAGTGCTGTTTGCTCGGAAACTTTACGAATTTATCCAGTAGGGATGCTAACTTTTCCCAGAAGAGTGAAAACACCTATCACTGTCAGTGGTTATGAACTTCCACCAGGTACACCAGTTATGAGTGCAATTTACTTAGCCCATCAACGGGAAGATATCTACCCACAGCCTAAACAGTTTAAACCAGAACGCTTTTTAGAAAAACAGTTTTCACCTTACGAATACATTCCCTTTGGGGCTGGCGCAAGACGCTGTATTGGTTTAGCCTTTGCTCAATGGGAAATGAAATTAGCGATCGCTAAAATGTTAACCATACGAGAATTAGATTTAGTCGATAGTACAGAAGTCAAACCCCAACGTCGTGGTTTAGTCACCGGGCCAAACCGTCCTATCCGCATGGTGGTTAAGAGTGAGCGTCAAATCAAGTCTCACAATTTAGAAACTACCACCGTAGGATGA
- a CDS encoding CoB--CoM heterodisulfide reductase iron-sulfur subunit B family protein: protein MVSQTLKYAYFPGCVAQGACRELHQSTQALSQALGIELIELKKAACCGSGTFKEDSQLLEDTVNARNIALAESLNLPLLTHCSTCQGVIGHVNERLKDCQNSNPTYVEQVNGLLKKENCSPYQGSTEVQHLLYVLVKDYGLAEITRRVTRKLTNLKCAAFYGCYLLRGQKTMLLDDPFQPEAMENVFRAVDATPIYYRGRTQCCGWPLASYATTESFKMAGMHIQEALANGADCLVTPCPLCHLNLDSRQPEVEKVIGQKLGLPVLHLPQLIALALGISPQELGLDRHIVSTKPVLEKLGI from the coding sequence AAACGCTGAAATACGCTTACTTTCCTGGCTGTGTTGCCCAAGGTGCTTGTCGAGAACTTCACCAATCAACTCAAGCTCTCAGCCAAGCGTTGGGTATTGAATTAATTGAACTTAAAAAAGCTGCTTGCTGTGGTTCTGGCACATTTAAAGAAGATTCTCAATTGCTGGAAGACACTGTTAACGCCAGAAATATTGCCCTAGCCGAATCATTAAATTTACCATTACTCACTCATTGCAGCACCTGTCAAGGTGTGATTGGTCACGTTAATGAACGTCTCAAAGATTGTCAAAATAGCAATCCAACTTATGTTGAGCAAGTTAATGGCTTACTCAAAAAGGAGAACTGTTCGCCCTATCAGGGGAGTACAGAAGTTCAACATCTGCTGTATGTTTTGGTAAAAGATTATGGCTTGGCAGAAATTACTCGCCGCGTTACTCGTAAATTAACTAATTTAAAATGTGCAGCTTTTTACGGTTGTTATCTGCTGCGCGGTCAAAAGACCATGCTATTAGATGACCCTTTCCAACCCGAAGCAATGGAAAATGTCTTTCGGGCTGTGGATGCAACACCAATTTATTATCGTGGGCGCACCCAATGTTGTGGCTGGCCGTTGGCAAGTTACGCCACTACCGAATCATTTAAAATGGCTGGAATGCACATTCAAGAAGCTTTAGCCAATGGTGCAGATTGTTTAGTCACGCCTTGTCCTTTATGCCATTTAAACTTAGATTCTCGTCAGCCAGAAGTCGAGAAAGTAATTGGGCAGAAGCTAGGTTTGCCAGTGCTACATTTACCGCAGTTGATTGCTTTAGCCCTGGGTATTAGTCCTCAAGAGCTTGGTTTAGATAGGCATATTGTTTCGACAAAACCAGTGTTAGAAAAATTGGGAATATAA
- a CDS encoding NAD(P)/FAD-dependent oxidoreductase: MQPLTIVVIGGGAAGFFGAIACANTNPYARVILLEASRQPLAKVRISGGGRCNVTHACFEAAALVANYPRGGKALRGAFSRFQAKDTISWFANQGVPLKKEADGRMFPVTDSSETIVQCLMNAAEETQVELRTGKQVVSVTQQLSNEFAINLKSGETLKCDRLLLATGSNPIGYKIAKEFGHQIEQPVPSLFTFNIADPNLRALSGVSVNPVRLRLSVPEQPVLEQVGPLLITHWGVSGPAVLKLSAWGARILHDNRYQATLSINWLPDLQQEQVREKLLAVKNEWGKKAIALHRGVDLPHRLWQYFITRTSISTEDRWGEISNKTLNQLVQEISQGKYLINGKGAFKEEFVTCGGISLKEVNFKTMESKIITGLYLAGEILDIDGITGGFNFQSAWTTAYLAGSAMAEY; this comes from the coding sequence TTGCAACCGTTAACAATTGTAGTTATTGGGGGTGGGGCTGCGGGATTTTTTGGTGCGATCGCCTGTGCTAACACCAACCCTTACGCCCGTGTTATTTTGCTCGAAGCCAGCCGTCAACCACTAGCCAAAGTCAGAATTTCTGGTGGTGGTCGCTGCAATGTGACTCATGCTTGTTTTGAAGCAGCAGCCTTAGTGGCGAATTACCCCAGAGGTGGAAAGGCTTTGCGGGGTGCTTTTAGTCGCTTCCAAGCTAAAGATACGATATCTTGGTTTGCCAATCAGGGAGTACCACTGAAAAAAGAAGCTGATGGCCGGATGTTTCCTGTCACAGACAGTTCAGAAACCATCGTGCAGTGTTTGATGAATGCGGCTGAAGAAACGCAAGTAGAACTGCGGACTGGTAAACAAGTTGTTTCCGTTACACAGCAACTCAGCAATGAATTTGCAATCAATTTAAAGTCGGGTGAAACTTTAAAATGCGATCGCTTACTCTTAGCCACGGGTAGCAACCCCATAGGTTATAAAATCGCCAAAGAATTCGGTCATCAAATTGAACAGCCAGTCCCTTCATTATTTACCTTTAACATTGCTGACCCAAATTTGCGAGCCTTAAGCGGTGTGAGTGTGAATCCAGTGCGCTTGAGGCTGTCAGTTCCCGAACAACCTGTTTTAGAACAAGTGGGGCCTTTACTAATTACTCACTGGGGTGTGAGTGGCCCGGCTGTACTCAAGCTTTCCGCTTGGGGTGCGCGAATCCTCCATGACAACCGTTATCAAGCCACTTTATCAATTAACTGGCTACCAGATTTACAGCAAGAACAAGTCCGGGAAAAACTTTTAGCCGTTAAAAATGAATGGGGTAAAAAAGCGATCGCCTTACATCGCGGAGTTGATCTACCTCATCGTCTTTGGCAATACTTTATCACCCGCACCAGTATTAGTACGGAAGACCGTTGGGGCGAAATATCCAACAAAACCCTAAATCAGCTAGTGCAAGAAATTTCTCAGGGAAAGTACTTAATTAATGGCAAAGGAGCTTTCAAAGAAGAGTTCGTCACTTGTGGTGGTATTAGCCTCAAAGAAGTTAACTTTAAGACAATGGAAAGTAAAATAATTACTGGTCTTTACCTTGCTGGAGAGATTTTAGATATTGATGGTATTACTGGTGGTTTTAACTTCCAAAGTGCTTGGACAACTGCTTATTTAGCAGGTTCGGCAATGGCAGAATATTAA
- a CDS encoding ferrochelatase: MVATPEKLQHTHEHLPGQDRVAVLLMGYGEVESYEDFANYNEQALNLLTAKFAPVPTWIYPPLAKLLALFDRHEWGHTHHDFISPHNAIFEQQRAGIEQNLQAKWGDRVKVFKAFNFCAPFLPKQVLAEIHSQGFDKLLIYPLLVVDSIFTSGIAIEQVNNALAEIADGEEHWLKGQRYIPSFYNEPAYIDLMAHLVEEKINADFAATYLPSQIGIVLMNHGCPHKAKGFTSGITESQALYDLVRDKLITRYPLISVGWLNHDTPLIEWTQPNAEQAAKNLIQLGAKIIIFMPIGFATENHETLLDVHHIIHALEKQSSGVDYVQMACVNDHTEFLAMAAEWANSHIAELLSEQALVVSHQSSEHHHHHHHH, from the coding sequence GTGGTTGCTACGCCAGAAAAATTGCAACACACCCACGAGCATCTACCAGGTCAAGACCGTGTAGCTGTATTACTGATGGGTTATGGTGAAGTCGAAAGCTACGAAGATTTCGCCAATTATAATGAACAGGCTTTAAATTTACTAACAGCAAAATTCGCCCCTGTCCCAACTTGGATTTATCCTCCCCTGGCAAAGCTGTTGGCGCTATTTGACCGCCATGAATGGGGTCATACACACCACGATTTTATTTCGCCACACAACGCCATATTTGAACAGCAACGAGCCGGAATTGAGCAAAATTTACAGGCGAAGTGGGGCGATCGCGTTAAAGTATTCAAAGCTTTTAACTTCTGTGCGCCATTCCTTCCCAAGCAAGTTTTAGCCGAAATCCATAGCCAAGGGTTTGACAAGCTGCTAATTTACCCATTGTTGGTGGTAGATTCGATTTTTACTAGTGGGATTGCGATCGAGCAAGTGAATAATGCTCTAGCTGAGATAGCTGATGGTGAAGAACATTGGTTAAAAGGACAGCGTTATATTCCTTCTTTTTACAACGAACCAGCCTACATTGATTTGATGGCGCATCTAGTTGAGGAGAAAATCAACGCTGATTTCGCTGCAACTTACCTACCTTCTCAAATCGGGATTGTGTTAATGAATCACGGTTGTCCCCATAAAGCTAAAGGCTTTACATCTGGGATAACCGAAAGTCAAGCACTCTACGATTTAGTTAGAGATAAATTGATTACCCGCTATCCTCTAATATCGGTGGGTTGGTTGAATCACGATACACCTCTCATTGAATGGACACAGCCTAACGCCGAACAAGCTGCCAAAAACCTGATTCAATTAGGTGCGAAAATCATCATATTTATGCCCATTGGTTTCGCTACAGAAAACCATGAAACTTTGTTAGATGTCCACCACATTATTCATGCTTTAGAAAAGCAATCTTCTGGTGTGGATTATGTGCAGATGGCTTGTGTTAACGACCATACAGAATTCTTGGCAATGGCCGCAGAATGGGCAAACTCTCATATTGCAGAATTATTGTCAGAACAAGCTTTGGTAGTTAGTCATCAATCAAGTGAGCATCATCATCACCACCATCATCATTAA
- a CDS encoding MFS transporter: protein MFPTEPAAVNNGFSALLKNRGFMLLWIGQLISQLADKVFFVLMIALLEFYPAPPGLAENSMYSTLMVAFTIPAILFGSAGGVFVDRLPKKLIMVGSDIVRGLLTLCLPFLPREFFILLLLTFAISTVTQFFAPAEQAAIPLLVRRENLMAANALFSSTMMGALIVGFAIGEPILSWAKTLMGEEYGQEIIVGGLYILSGAIMQPIKFKEHKPHQELQASVNPWAEFTESVRYLKKNRLVLNAMLQLTTLYCVFAALTVLTIRLAEDFGLKEKQFGFFLAAAGVGMVMGAGILGHWGDKLHHKPLPLIGFLAMAMVLGVFTFTHNLMLALGLCAFLGIGASFIGVPMQTLIQQQTPPTMHGKVFGFQNHAVNIALSVPLAITGPLTDVLGLRVVLVTMSVVVAAVGVWAWQNTRRVLQDVI, encoded by the coding sequence ATGTTTCCTACCGAACCTGCTGCTGTAAATAATGGGTTTAGCGCACTGCTAAAAAATCGTGGTTTCATGCTCCTGTGGATTGGGCAACTCATTTCCCAGTTGGCAGATAAAGTCTTCTTTGTTTTGATGATTGCCTTGCTGGAATTTTATCCAGCCCCACCAGGATTAGCCGAAAACTCGATGTACTCAACCTTGATGGTGGCATTTACCATCCCCGCCATTTTGTTTGGTTCTGCGGGTGGTGTGTTTGTTGATCGGTTGCCCAAAAAGCTAATTATGGTAGGCTCCGATATTGTGCGTGGGCTATTAACATTGTGTCTGCCCTTTTTGCCAAGGGAATTTTTTATTTTGTTACTTCTCACCTTTGCCATCTCCACAGTTACTCAGTTCTTTGCCCCCGCAGAACAAGCCGCAATCCCTCTATTAGTCCGCCGAGAAAATTTAATGGCTGCCAATGCCTTGTTTAGCAGCACCATGATGGGGGCGTTGATAGTTGGCTTTGCTATTGGAGAGCCGATTTTAAGCTGGGCAAAAACCTTAATGGGAGAAGAGTACGGTCAAGAGATTATCGTTGGTGGACTATATATTTTATCGGGTGCCATTATGCAGCCGATCAAGTTTAAAGAACACAAACCTCATCAAGAACTACAAGCTTCTGTCAACCCTTGGGCTGAATTCACAGAAAGTGTCCGCTACCTCAAGAAAAACCGCTTAGTCTTAAATGCCATGCTGCAACTCACCACGTTATATTGTGTGTTCGCAGCTTTAACCGTACTAACAATTCGATTAGCAGAAGACTTTGGCTTAAAAGAAAAACAATTTGGCTTTTTCTTAGCAGCAGCCGGGGTAGGGATGGTGATGGGTGCTGGGATTTTAGGTCACTGGGGTGATAAATTGCACCATAAACCCCTACCTTTAATTGGGTTCTTAGCAATGGCAATGGTTTTGGGAGTATTCACATTTACCCATAATTTAATGCTGGCACTGGGACTGTGTGCATTCTTGGGTATAGGCGCTTCTTTCATTGGCGTACCTATGCAAACTTTGATTCAGCAGCAAACACCACCAACCATGCACGGCAAAGTATTTGGTTTTCAAAACCATGCCGTCAATATTGCTTTATCAGTACCTTTAGCAATTACTGGCCCTTTAACAGATGTGTTGGGCTTGCGGGTTGTTCTCGTCACAATGAGTGTTGTTGTGGCGGCCGTTGGTGTTTGGGCATGGCAAAATACCCGCAGAGTTTTACAAGATGTAATTTAA
- the rd gene encoding rubredoxin — protein METYECTICGYVYDPEVGDPEGGIAPGTPFEDIPEDWVCPVCGATKDQFEPAEV, from the coding sequence ATGGAAACTTACGAATGCACTATTTGCGGCTACGTGTATGATCCAGAAGTCGGTGATCCTGAAGGTGGAATTGCCCCAGGAACGCCATTTGAAGATATCCCAGAAGATTGGGTGTGTCCAGTTTGTGGCGCGACAAAAGATCAATTTGAACCAGCAGAAGTTTAA